A window from bacterium encodes these proteins:
- a CDS encoding ABC transporter ATP-binding protein, with amino-acid sequence MSKIVLQAAEVTKSFKKEGLQVLRGVSLSVKRGEFIAITGPSGSGKSTLLYLLGGLDRPSSGTIHIQDQATTGMSDKRLAALRNKAIGFVFQFHFLLPELTATENVMAPLLIAGASTKEAKPLAEKLLHEVELSHRLDHKPAELSGGEQQRVAIARALIHRPALLLGDELTGNLDTGTGEAIYQLLRRYNRELGQTIIVVTHNPQLAQHADRVIDMVDGRIRSVISNRGDVER; translated from the coding sequence TTGAGCAAGATCGTGCTTCAAGCCGCCGAGGTCACCAAGTCCTTCAAGAAGGAAGGCCTTCAAGTCCTGCGCGGCGTCAGCCTCTCGGTCAAGCGGGGAGAGTTCATCGCCATCACGGGCCCGAGCGGCAGCGGCAAGAGCACCCTGCTCTACCTCCTCGGAGGCCTCGATCGCCCTTCGAGTGGCACCATCCACATCCAGGATCAAGCCACCACCGGCATGAGCGACAAGCGTCTCGCCGCGCTGCGCAACAAGGCCATCGGTTTCGTCTTCCAGTTCCACTTCCTGCTGCCCGAGCTGACGGCGACCGAGAACGTCATGGCGCCGCTGCTCATTGCCGGCGCCTCGACCAAGGAGGCCAAGCCGCTCGCCGAGAAGCTGCTGCACGAGGTCGAGCTCTCCCACCGGCTCGACCACAAGCCCGCCGAGCTCTCGGGCGGCGAGCAGCAACGGGTGGCGATCGCCCGGGCCCTCATCCATCGCCCGGCGCTACTACTCGGCGACGAGTTGACGGGGAACCTCGACACCGGGACCGGCGAGGCCATCTACCAGCTCCTGCGGCGCTACAACCGCGAGCTGGGGCAGACCATCATCGTGGTGACGCACAACCCGCAGCTCGCGCAGCACGCCGACCGGGTCATCGACATGGTGGACGGTCGGATCCGCTCGGTGATCAGCAACCGAGGCGACGTGGAGCGCTAA
- a CDS encoding DUF4865 family protein, protein MDVMQYALTLPADYDMRIIRERVASKGHLLDAFPGLGLKAYCIRERGINGSSVNQYAPFYLWASAVGMSRFLWGGGGFQGIIESFGRPSVEHWMGVACVQGPARMAFPRAALRQTQSLLLDEDPRTVIARELEQLAEAEDTPGLHTMAIGLDPRQWELVRFTLWEQCAPQDTGVRYEVLHLCTPHLAEIVGMENATTR, encoded by the coding sequence ATGGACGTGATGCAGTATGCGCTGACGTTGCCTGCTGACTACGACATGCGGATCATCCGCGAGCGAGTGGCAAGCAAGGGCCATCTGCTCGATGCCTTTCCTGGATTAGGGCTCAAGGCCTACTGCATTCGTGAACGTGGCATCAACGGCTCGTCGGTGAATCAATACGCCCCGTTCTACCTCTGGGCGTCTGCCGTGGGGATGAGCCGCTTCTTGTGGGGCGGTGGCGGTTTCCAAGGCATCATCGAATCGTTCGGTAGACCCTCGGTCGAGCATTGGATGGGAGTCGCCTGCGTGCAAGGTCCAGCCCGTATGGCGTTTCCTCGCGCCGCACTGCGCCAGACGCAATCCCTACTCCTTGATGAGGACCCTCGCACTGTTATTGCCCGCGAGCTGGAACAACTGGCAGAAGCCGAAGACACCCCCGGCTTGCACACCATGGCCATCGGCCTGGATCCGAGACAGTGGGAGCTGGTCCGCTTCACCCTCTGGGAGCAGTGCGCTCCGCAGGATACCGGTGTCCGCTACGAGGTGCTTCATCTTTGCACGCCCCACTTGGCTGAGATCGTGGGTATGGAGAACGCGACAACGCGCTAG
- a CDS encoding PQQ-binding-like beta-propeller repeat protein, with protein sequence MACPMVIRPKRPPAFIDPSSMGPLDPWRFAEVMAKTGFSVSEVASQLMRKFERITLNRAGAFIRVDQILFGEVPACVFQGFRRAGMPVDVDMVASALALKPIQLAIALKEGGYSQAEAQAAFSPEIVSAVYAQPWCLGHALAQAGLSVAELVPPFGGDWLTMAYPEMPLLAVMACLRSGGYDLGTAALILKDRFPVGASEFGQALRWVANDAAHPRGPGVGMAAALRVACLSAAEAMGYLQVAYPRLTLAQVSTAVTLAYGAAPEAVRYSDETIDLRPLEPQALVTVMARAGYSATEAASASIVAIPGLHFLEELPGALERGFADAGRPLDPDKLFMAMVDAAASSPVGTITPPPPRIEGANLAWALPLRGSQLVVELGAPPEDSPGDRPLVRVFDSNRGSTLLLDATSGKVRGRIPQGRVIAEGYGLLIGADPGGKGLTGYEETGQPVWKIPDGGACAFSGKVLVVAHAGLLAAYDVFSGRVLWELKDAALSGVHPRELACGQGQVVYYSGNPKASLTALDVHTGKPTWTRQAPIPEDPKAGGVWLTIARGTLFVGARQLHCLDMATGSEIAVHPFDLPANMWHVVAAETRNSVFLKCEHAADFVEDFRETRRWFVKRFWQQTREATRRTVGFYGGNIIMFDDVPGGTDVSVLFLAPPGDRGILSERKYALPMTLNQVTQRGEMIYVFGSLRENAEHHYLMAFSLDVTMPQ encoded by the coding sequence GTGGCCTGCCCGATGGTGATCCGCCCCAAGCGCCCGCCGGCGTTCATCGATCCCAGCAGCATGGGGCCGCTGGACCCGTGGCGCTTCGCCGAGGTCATGGCCAAGACCGGCTTCAGTGTCTCCGAAGTCGCGTCCCAGTTAATGCGCAAATTCGAGCGGATCACCTTGAATCGTGCCGGGGCGTTTATCCGAGTCGACCAGATCCTGTTCGGCGAAGTACCGGCATGCGTGTTTCAAGGCTTTCGGCGGGCCGGCATGCCGGTCGACGTGGACATGGTCGCTTCGGCGCTGGCGCTCAAGCCGATTCAACTGGCAATCGCTCTCAAGGAGGGCGGCTACTCCCAGGCCGAGGCGCAGGCCGCTTTCTCTCCAGAGATCGTGTCAGCGGTCTACGCACAGCCCTGGTGTCTCGGCCACGCCTTGGCCCAGGCGGGGCTCTCGGTCGCGGAGTTGGTCCCGCCTTTCGGCGGCGATTGGCTGACCATGGCGTACCCGGAGATGCCCCTGCTAGCAGTGATGGCTTGCCTGCGATCCGGTGGCTACGACCTGGGGACGGCTGCCCTCATCCTAAAGGATCGCTTCCCGGTAGGGGCCTCGGAGTTCGGACAGGCGTTGCGCTGGGTGGCGAATGATGCCGCCCACCCGCGGGGCCCCGGCGTCGGGATGGCGGCGGCCCTGCGGGTCGCCTGTCTCTCAGCTGCGGAGGCCATGGGTTACTTGCAGGTGGCCTATCCGAGACTGACGCTGGCGCAAGTCTCGACCGCCGTCACGCTGGCCTACGGTGCCGCGCCGGAGGCCGTCCGCTACTCCGACGAGACGATCGACTTGAGGCCCCTCGAGCCGCAAGCCCTCGTCACCGTCATGGCCCGGGCCGGGTATTCCGCGACGGAAGCGGCTTCGGCCTCGATCGTAGCGATTCCCGGCCTGCACTTCCTCGAGGAGCTGCCCGGCGCCTTGGAGCGAGGCTTCGCCGATGCCGGGAGGCCGCTCGACCCCGACAAGCTGTTCATGGCCATGGTGGATGCGGCAGCGTCTTCGCCCGTCGGGACGATCACGCCGCCTCCTCCACGGATCGAGGGCGCGAACCTTGCGTGGGCCTTGCCCCTCCGGGGGAGCCAACTCGTCGTCGAGCTCGGTGCGCCCCCGGAGGACTCACCCGGGGATCGTCCCCTCGTACGAGTCTTTGATTCGAATCGGGGGTCGACGTTGTTGCTGGACGCAACATCCGGCAAGGTGAGAGGGCGGATTCCTCAAGGTCGGGTCATTGCCGAGGGATACGGCCTGCTCATTGGGGCCGATCCTGGAGGCAAGGGGCTTACCGGCTATGAGGAAACCGGCCAACCGGTCTGGAAGATTCCCGACGGCGGCGCGTGCGCTTTCAGCGGAAAGGTGCTCGTCGTCGCCCACGCCGGCCTATTGGCGGCGTATGACGTGTTTTCAGGGCGCGTTCTCTGGGAGCTTAAGGATGCGGCCCTCTCGGGCGTGCATCCCAGGGAGCTCGCCTGTGGACAGGGGCAAGTCGTCTATTACTCAGGCAATCCTAAGGCCTCACTCACGGCGCTCGACGTACACACCGGCAAACCGACGTGGACGCGCCAAGCGCCTATCCCAGAGGACCCCAAGGCCGGCGGGGTATGGCTGACGATCGCCCGGGGTACGCTTTTCGTGGGAGCACGCCAGCTACACTGCCTAGACATGGCGACCGGCTCGGAGATTGCCGTGCACCCTTTCGACCTGCCGGCCAACATGTGGCATGTGGTCGCGGCGGAAACGCGCAACTCCGTCTTCCTCAAATGCGAGCACGCGGCCGACTTCGTCGAGGATTTTCGTGAAACCCGGCGCTGGTTCGTGAAGCGGTTCTGGCAGCAGACTCGGGAGGCCACCCGCCGCACCGTCGGATTCTACGGCGGGAATATCATCATGTTCGACGACGTTCCGGGGGGCACCGACGTCTCGGTGCTCTTCTTGGCTCCTCCTGGGGATCGGGGGATTCTATCCGAGCGGAAGTACGCGCTTCCCATGACGCTGAATCAGGTCACCCAACGAGGGGAGATGATCTACGTTTTTGGAAGCTTACGCGAGAACGCCGAACACCATTACCTGATGGCCTTTTCGTTGGACGTCACCATGCCCCAGTAA
- a CDS encoding LCP family protein — MGKPAASRARQQARFRRRRQALLITSCVFMGAFGGLFGILGRNVLASPPSFLASFGKQPSRPQSILVLGIDDNYDPSGKKVRNERARTDTIMLVTVLPEKHRLHVLSIPRDTKVLVPEYGTEKINAAHALGGTERTKEVVENLTGLQVDHVVEVSLSGAIEFLDSMGGVDVFVENPMHYTDRTAKLFIDLKQGWQHLDGRTAVGFARFRHDALGDIGRVSRQQHLMHAVEQKLLNPINWWRLPQMAAASGKLFSTDLTAGELGELANFGKNRPAISYTTLPGDFGYNGYWIPNRGRIETLVAKLTEDAKPAKQDVETAASVEILYGSQKEQAATKVAAALSERGVLVVRTAPATNGTSTATRIIGRNGNPVHEPALAALMPNAPWQMSDDTTPYSADYTLVIGPDYR, encoded by the coding sequence ATGGGTAAGCCCGCCGCCTCCCGCGCTCGCCAGCAGGCGCGCTTCCGCCGCCGCCGCCAGGCACTCCTCATCACCTCGTGTGTCTTCATGGGCGCCTTCGGCGGTCTCTTCGGCATCCTGGGCCGCAACGTGCTCGCCTCGCCGCCCAGCTTCCTCGCCTCCTTCGGTAAGCAGCCGAGCCGTCCCCAGAGCATCCTCGTCCTGGGCATCGACGACAACTACGACCCCTCGGGCAAGAAGGTCCGTAACGAGCGGGCCCGCACCGACACGATCATGCTGGTCACGGTGCTGCCCGAGAAGCACCGCCTCCACGTGCTCTCGATCCCCCGCGACACCAAGGTCCTGGTCCCCGAGTACGGTACCGAGAAGATCAACGCGGCCCACGCCCTTGGCGGCACCGAGCGCACCAAGGAAGTGGTCGAGAACCTGACGGGCCTCCAGGTGGACCACGTGGTCGAGGTGAGCCTCAGCGGCGCCATCGAGTTCCTCGACAGCATGGGTGGCGTCGACGTCTTCGTCGAAAACCCCATGCACTACACGGACCGGACTGCCAAGCTCTTCATCGACCTCAAGCAGGGCTGGCAGCACCTGGACGGCAGGACCGCCGTCGGATTCGCCCGCTTCCGCCACGACGCCCTGGGCGACATCGGCCGGGTCTCGCGTCAGCAGCACCTCATGCACGCCGTCGAGCAGAAGCTCCTCAATCCCATCAACTGGTGGCGCCTGCCCCAGATGGCCGCGGCGAGCGGCAAGCTCTTCAGCACCGACCTCACGGCGGGCGAGCTGGGCGAGCTTGCGAACTTCGGCAAGAACCGTCCGGCGATCAGCTACACGACCCTTCCGGGGGACTTCGGCTACAATGGCTACTGGATCCCCAACCGCGGGCGGATCGAGACGCTGGTCGCCAAGCTGACCGAGGACGCCAAGCCCGCGAAGCAAGACGTCGAGACGGCCGCCTCGGTCGAGATCCTCTACGGGTCCCAGAAGGAACAGGCCGCCACCAAGGTCGCCGCTGCCCTCAGCGAACGGGGCGTGCTGGTCGTCCGCACCGCTCCGGCCACGAATGGCACGAGCACTGCAACGCGGATCATCGGGCGCAACGGCAATCCGGTCCACGAGCCCGCCCTCGCCGCCCTGATGCCCAACGCCCCTTGGCAAATGAGCGACGACACGACCCCGTACTCCGCCGATTACACCCTGGTCATCGGCCCAGACTATCGATGA
- a CDS encoding DUF882 domain-containing protein, translating into MQLSPHFHIRELACRCGCGGEHAAEILANLTKVAIMLEKVRVALGNRPITITSGFRCRAHNARVGGARQSQHLSGRAVDIQVQGLTPAQVQQSVRALPDVHGIGEHPRFTHLDIRGSRVVFDYA; encoded by the coding sequence ATGCAACTGAGTCCGCACTTTCACATACGGGAATTGGCTTGCCGCTGCGGCTGCGGTGGCGAGCATGCCGCCGAGATTCTCGCCAATCTCACCAAGGTCGCCATCATGCTGGAAAAGGTCCGGGTGGCCCTCGGGAATCGGCCGATCACCATCACCTCCGGCTTCCGATGCAGAGCCCATAACGCCAGGGTGGGGGGCGCGCGGCAAAGTCAGCACCTCAGCGGTCGCGCCGTCGATATCCAAGTCCAGGGGCTCACGCCCGCCCAAGTCCAGCAGTCGGTGAGGGCCTTGCCCGATGTGCATGGGATCGGCGAGCATCCTCGCTTCACCCACCTGGATATCCGGGGAAGTCGCGTCGTTTTCGACTACGCCTAG